Proteins from a genomic interval of Ramlibacter algicola:
- a CDS encoding aldolase/citrate lyase family protein → MGSDLARARSFLFVPATRPERIAKALASGADAVIVDLEDAVAPHEKDAARQGLPAALATLSPADRARLLVRINAGDTPWFDADLQVLAATAAGGLGGAMLPKADSLPNLARVAQAAGPASLVPLIESVAGWARVRELAAAPQVVRLAFGHLDFQVDAGIASGPGEEELVPVRLELVIASRLAGIAAPVDGVTVATDDAQEIDAASQRARRLGFGGKLCIHPAQVASVNAAFSPSEAQREWARRVLEAARTNPGVFQLDGRMVDGPVIRLARRVLDAG, encoded by the coding sequence GTGGGCAGCGATCTCGCGCGGGCGCGCAGTTTCCTGTTCGTGCCGGCCACGCGGCCGGAGCGCATCGCCAAGGCACTGGCCAGTGGCGCCGACGCGGTGATCGTCGATCTCGAAGATGCGGTGGCTCCGCACGAGAAAGATGCAGCGCGGCAAGGCTTGCCCGCGGCGCTCGCCACCTTGTCGCCGGCCGACCGGGCGCGCCTCCTCGTGCGCATCAATGCGGGCGACACGCCGTGGTTCGACGCCGACTTGCAGGTGCTCGCTGCGACTGCGGCAGGCGGGCTGGGCGGCGCGATGCTGCCGAAGGCCGATTCCCTGCCGAACCTGGCCCGCGTGGCGCAAGCGGCGGGACCTGCGAGCCTGGTGCCGCTGATCGAGTCGGTGGCCGGTTGGGCGCGGGTACGCGAGCTCGCGGCCGCGCCGCAGGTCGTGCGGCTCGCCTTCGGGCACCTGGATTTCCAGGTCGATGCCGGCATAGCCAGCGGCCCGGGCGAGGAGGAACTCGTGCCCGTGCGGCTCGAACTCGTCATCGCGAGCCGGCTGGCGGGCATCGCCGCGCCGGTCGACGGCGTGACCGTCGCCACCGATGACGCGCAGGAAATCGACGCGGCCAGCCAGCGCGCGCGCCGCCTGGGCTTCGGCGGGAAGCTGTGCATCCATCCGGCCCAGGTCGCCAGCGTCAACGCGGCGTTCTCGCCGAGCGAGGCGCAGCGCGAATGGGCGCGCCGGGTGCTGGAGGCCGCGCGCACGAACCCCGGCGTGTTCCAGCTCGACGGCCGGATGGTCGACGGGCCCGTGATCCGGCTCGCGCGGCGCGTGCTCGACGCGGGCTAG
- a CDS encoding MmgE/PrpD family protein yields MNDDTTNHPSRVLADFAARLEHADIPAPVLRRCEDLFLDWAGSALAGKTGAPVQMITAYAAQMGPQDGPSEVLVSRSGSSPFFAAMANAAASHFAEQDDVHNGSVFHPAAVVFPAALAAAQALGASGRDLLVASVAGYEVGIRVGEFLGRSHYKIFHTTGTAGTLAAAAAAGRLLGLSPRQMLDAFGSAGTQSAGLWEFLRDAAHSKQLHTAHAAGAGVTAAYLAQQGFTGAKHILEGAQGMAAAMSSDADPAKLTDRLGQRWALAETSFKFHASCRHTHPAADALQQVFQREKLEPSQVDSVTAHVHQGAIDVLGAVDVPETVHQAKFSMGTVLGLIAAHGRAGVGEFEASLGDTAVSSFRPKVTMALDPEVDTAYPARWIGKVTVRTRDGRELHGRVDEPKGDPGNTLERGEIEDKAIRLAEFAGAATREEMRGLIETCWSLERLPRVGRLLPGAAR; encoded by the coding sequence ATGAACGACGACACCACCAACCACCCCTCACGCGTCCTCGCGGACTTCGCGGCGCGCCTGGAACACGCGGACATCCCGGCGCCGGTGCTGCGCCGCTGCGAGGACCTGTTCCTCGACTGGGCCGGCTCGGCCCTGGCCGGCAAGACCGGCGCGCCGGTGCAGATGATCACGGCGTACGCCGCGCAGATGGGCCCGCAGGACGGCCCGAGCGAAGTGCTGGTGTCACGCAGCGGCAGCTCGCCGTTCTTCGCGGCGATGGCCAACGCCGCCGCTTCGCACTTCGCGGAGCAGGACGACGTGCACAACGGCTCGGTGTTCCATCCCGCGGCGGTGGTGTTCCCCGCCGCGCTGGCGGCGGCGCAGGCCCTGGGCGCCAGCGGGCGCGACCTTCTGGTGGCCAGCGTCGCCGGCTACGAAGTCGGCATTCGCGTCGGCGAGTTCCTCGGCCGCTCGCACTACAAGATCTTCCACACCACGGGCACCGCGGGCACCCTCGCGGCGGCGGCGGCGGCGGGCCGCCTGCTCGGGCTGTCGCCGCGCCAGATGCTCGACGCCTTCGGCTCCGCCGGCACGCAGTCGGCCGGGCTGTGGGAATTCCTGCGCGACGCCGCGCACTCCAAGCAGCTGCACACCGCGCACGCGGCGGGCGCCGGCGTGACGGCGGCGTACCTGGCGCAGCAGGGATTCACCGGCGCCAAACACATCCTGGAGGGCGCGCAGGGCATGGCCGCGGCCATGTCGAGCGACGCCGACCCGGCCAAGCTCACCGACCGGCTCGGCCAGCGCTGGGCCCTGGCCGAGACCTCGTTCAAGTTCCACGCCTCGTGCCGCCACACGCACCCGGCGGCGGACGCGCTGCAGCAGGTGTTCCAGCGCGAGAAGCTGGAGCCGTCGCAGGTCGACAGCGTCACCGCGCACGTGCACCAGGGCGCCATCGACGTGCTCGGCGCGGTGGACGTGCCGGAGACGGTGCACCAGGCCAAGTTCTCGATGGGCACGGTGCTCGGCCTGATCGCCGCGCACGGTCGCGCCGGTGTCGGCGAGTTCGAGGCGAGCCTGGGGGACACGGCCGTCAGCTCCTTCCGTCCCAAGGTCACGATGGCGCTGGACCCCGAAGTGGACACCGCGTATCCGGCGCGCTGGATCGGCAAGGTGACCGTGCGCACGCGCGACGGCCGCGAACTGCACGGCCGCGTGGACGAGCCCAAGGGCGACCCGGGCAACACGCTCGAGCGCGGCGAGATCGAGGACAAGGCGATCCGGCTGGCCGAGTTCGCCGGCGCGGCGACGCGCGAGGAGATGCGCGGCCTGATCGAGACCTGCTGGTCGCTGGAACGCCTGCCGCGCGTCGGCCGCCTGCTGCCGGGAGCCGCGCGATGA
- a CDS encoding tripartite tricarboxylate transporter substrate-binding protein, with product MIRQFVRGLVALSVLAVSTFASAQAAWPERDISLTVMYGAGGNTDLMTRLIARHLEGALGKPVVVLNKVGAMGTLGPDFVSRQKPDGYNLGIVTASTIALAPHLVPVKFTLADFEYAAAFANPRFGVAVRADSPYKTMQDLLDAGRKGDIFFASGAALNSLIIQNIATAGKSKFGIANYKSGAEVSAALLGGQVQAILGNPADILPHIPTGKVRLLASASPARWPEAPDVPSIKELGIEAGAESWTAIAAPKGTPKEIVKKVEAAVLAIAAKPEFQDALSKLGNDPLRIPGAEFEANVKRRSAEWGEALKTVNLQK from the coding sequence GTGATCAGGCAATTCGTCCGAGGCCTCGTGGCCCTTTCCGTGCTGGCCGTCTCGACCTTCGCATCGGCGCAGGCGGCGTGGCCGGAACGCGATATCTCGCTGACCGTCATGTACGGGGCCGGCGGGAACACCGACCTGATGACCCGGCTGATCGCGAGGCACCTCGAAGGTGCGCTGGGCAAGCCGGTGGTGGTGCTGAACAAGGTGGGCGCGATGGGCACCCTGGGCCCGGATTTCGTGTCGCGGCAGAAGCCCGACGGCTACAACCTGGGCATCGTCACCGCGTCCACCATCGCGCTGGCGCCGCACCTGGTGCCGGTGAAGTTCACGCTGGCCGACTTCGAGTACGCCGCGGCGTTCGCCAACCCGCGCTTCGGCGTCGCCGTGCGCGCCGATTCGCCGTACAAGACCATGCAGGACCTGCTGGACGCGGGCCGCAAGGGCGACATCTTCTTCGCGTCGGGCGCGGCTTTGAACAGCCTGATCATCCAGAACATCGCCACTGCCGGGAAGAGCAAGTTCGGCATCGCCAACTACAAGTCCGGCGCGGAAGTCTCGGCGGCGCTGCTGGGCGGGCAGGTGCAGGCGATCCTGGGCAACCCGGCGGACATCCTGCCGCACATCCCCACCGGCAAGGTGCGGCTGCTGGCGTCGGCCAGCCCGGCGCGCTGGCCCGAGGCCCCGGACGTGCCGAGCATCAAGGAACTGGGCATCGAGGCCGGCGCCGAATCGTGGACGGCCATCGCCGCACCGAAGGGCACGCCGAAGGAGATCGTGAAGAAGGTCGAGGCCGCCGTCCTCGCGATCGCCGCCAAGCCCGAGTTCCAGGACGCGTTGAGCAAGCTCGGCAACGATCCGCTGCGCATCCCCGGCGCCGAGTTCGAAGCCAACGTGAAGCGCCGTTCGGCCGAGTGGGGCGAGGCGCTGAAGACGGTCAACCTGCAGAAGTGA
- a CDS encoding CaiB/BaiF CoA transferase family protein, with protein MTRPLDGITVVSLEHAIAAPFCTRQLADLGARVIKVERPGEGDFARAYDQRVHGLASHFVWVNRSKESLTLDLKQPAAMAVLRDLLAQADVLVQNLAPGATARMGLGRDALRNLNPRLVACDISGYGNDGPYRDRKAYDLLIQSEAGFLSVTGNGDQPAKSGNSIADIAAGMYAYSNILAALLQRGRTGQGSHIDVSMLEALAEWMGFPMYYAFEGAAPPARSGAAHATIYPYGPFATGEDGMVMLGLQNEREWKSFCAVVLRQPALADDARFSSNARRHENRKALEAVILGVFGRLTPAQVTALLDEAQIANARVNTMADVWAHPQLAARGRWREVGSPAGPIPALLPPGANDGYEYRMDGVPAVGQHTDAILRELGRSDADIASLRAASAI; from the coding sequence ATGACGCGTCCGCTGGACGGCATCACCGTCGTCTCCCTCGAGCACGCGATCGCCGCGCCGTTCTGCACCCGGCAACTCGCCGACCTCGGTGCACGCGTCATCAAGGTGGAACGACCCGGCGAAGGCGACTTCGCGCGCGCCTACGACCAGCGCGTGCACGGGCTCGCGTCGCACTTCGTCTGGGTCAACCGGTCCAAGGAGAGCCTGACGCTCGACCTCAAGCAGCCCGCCGCGATGGCGGTGCTGCGCGACCTGCTCGCGCAGGCCGACGTGCTGGTGCAGAACCTGGCACCGGGCGCCACCGCGCGCATGGGGCTGGGGCGCGATGCCCTGCGCAACCTCAACCCGCGGCTCGTGGCCTGCGACATCTCGGGCTACGGCAACGACGGTCCCTATCGCGACCGAAAGGCGTACGACCTGCTGATCCAGAGCGAGGCCGGGTTCCTGTCCGTCACCGGCAACGGCGACCAGCCCGCGAAGTCAGGCAACTCGATCGCCGACATCGCCGCGGGCATGTACGCGTACAGCAACATCCTGGCCGCGCTGCTGCAGCGCGGTCGCACCGGGCAGGGCTCGCACATCGACGTGTCGATGCTGGAAGCGCTGGCCGAGTGGATGGGATTTCCCATGTACTACGCGTTCGAAGGCGCAGCGCCGCCGGCGCGCAGCGGCGCTGCGCACGCGACGATCTATCCCTATGGCCCGTTCGCGACCGGCGAGGACGGCATGGTGATGCTGGGCCTGCAGAACGAGCGCGAGTGGAAGTCCTTCTGTGCCGTCGTGCTGCGCCAGCCGGCGCTCGCCGACGACGCGCGCTTCTCCAGCAACGCGCGCCGGCACGAGAACCGCAAGGCGCTCGAGGCGGTGATCCTGGGCGTGTTCGGGCGGCTCACGCCCGCGCAGGTGACGGCCTTGCTGGACGAGGCGCAGATCGCCAACGCGCGCGTGAACACCATGGCGGACGTGTGGGCGCATCCGCAGCTGGCGGCGCGAGGGCGTTGGCGCGAGGTGGGTTCGCCCGCGGGCCCGATCCCGGCGCTGCTGCCCCCCGGCGCCAACGACGGCTACGAGTACCGCATGGACGGCGTCCCCGCGGTGGGCCAGCACACCGACGCCATCCTGCGCGAGCTCGGTCGCAGCGACGCCGACATCGCGTCGCTGCGCGCGGCTTCGGCGATCTGA
- a CDS encoding SDR family NAD(P)-dependent oxidoreductase has protein sequence MQDKLQGRVAIVTGGARGIGFGIAERLARDGAHVVIADVIDDTAQAAQRLAEQGRSAQAWRLDVSQEREIGEFVRGVERQHGRIDILVNNAGISPKNNGTKFLVEETSTENWSRVIAVNLTGPFLLCRECIPVMRRQGHGRIVNITSQSARTRPEATSGHYAASKTGLMGLSRALAGEVGNGGITVNCVAPGVIETPMLSTFSDERRAHLASRIPMGAMGAPADIAAAVAFLASDDARYITGTTIDVNGGMFMT, from the coding sequence ATGCAGGACAAGCTCCAGGGCCGAGTGGCCATCGTCACGGGCGGCGCACGCGGCATCGGCTTCGGCATCGCCGAACGGCTGGCGCGCGACGGCGCCCACGTGGTCATCGCGGACGTCATCGACGACACCGCCCAGGCCGCGCAGCGGCTGGCGGAGCAAGGCCGCAGCGCGCAGGCGTGGCGGCTGGACGTGTCGCAGGAACGCGAGATCGGCGAGTTCGTGCGGGGGGTCGAACGGCAGCATGGCCGCATCGACATCCTCGTCAACAACGCCGGCATCTCGCCGAAGAACAATGGCACCAAGTTCCTGGTGGAGGAGACCAGCACCGAGAACTGGTCGCGCGTGATCGCGGTCAACCTCACAGGGCCCTTCCTGCTCTGCCGCGAGTGCATCCCCGTGATGCGCCGGCAAGGCCACGGCCGCATCGTCAACATCACCTCGCAGTCGGCGCGCACCCGGCCGGAAGCGACCAGCGGGCACTACGCGGCCTCGAAGACCGGCCTGATGGGCCTGTCGCGCGCGCTCGCCGGTGAGGTCGGCAACGGCGGCATCACGGTGAACTGCGTCGCCCCCGGCGTCATCGAGACGCCGATGCTGTCCACCTTCTCGGACGAGCGCCGCGCGCACCTCGCCTCGCGCATCCCGATGGGCGCGATGGGCGCGCCGGCGGACATCGCCGCGGCCGTGGCCTTCCTCGCGTCGGACGACGCCCGCTACATCACGGGCACGACGATCGACGTGAACGGCGGCATGTTCATGACCTGA
- a CDS encoding zinc-dependent alcohol dehydrogenase, translating to MLALRKPAPAPGLVLQDVPEPGDPGAGEVLVEVAAAGICGSDLHLDDWTPGYEFMAGAMPVTLGHEFSGRVAATGAGVQGLMRGQLVAVYPILHCRQCVNCVRGDTALCLNRRALGVTLDGGFARYVRAPAANCIPLAQGLDPALGALVEPLCIGDHANIVGEVKLGETVVVLGPGTIGQAAARVARWRGASRVVVVGLRDEARLATARAVGATHSIDLASTPDVLARFRALTGLDHADVVIEATGHPASIADGQRLLKKGGILVVAGIHAAPASLDLVTLVRQRQQVRGAHSSLRPSWDVMAQRIGDEPESVRAMVSLSLPLSEALEGFARCRKRDVSKVILQP from the coding sequence ATGCTCGCATTGCGCAAACCTGCCCCCGCCCCCGGCCTCGTGCTGCAGGACGTCCCCGAACCCGGCGACCCGGGCGCCGGCGAAGTGCTGGTCGAGGTGGCCGCCGCCGGCATCTGCGGCTCGGACCTGCACCTCGACGACTGGACGCCCGGCTACGAATTCATGGCCGGCGCGATGCCGGTGACGCTGGGCCACGAGTTCAGCGGCCGCGTCGCCGCGACGGGCGCCGGTGTGCAGGGACTCATGCGCGGCCAGCTCGTGGCCGTGTACCCGATCCTGCATTGCCGCCAGTGCGTGAACTGCGTGCGCGGCGACACGGCGCTGTGCCTGAACCGGCGCGCGCTGGGCGTGACGCTCGACGGCGGCTTCGCCCGCTACGTGCGCGCGCCGGCGGCCAACTGCATCCCGCTTGCGCAGGGCCTGGACCCCGCGCTCGGCGCGCTCGTCGAACCGCTGTGCATCGGCGACCACGCCAACATCGTCGGCGAGGTCAAGTTGGGCGAGACCGTCGTCGTGCTCGGCCCCGGCACCATCGGCCAGGCCGCGGCGCGCGTGGCGCGCTGGCGCGGCGCCAGCCGCGTCGTCGTCGTCGGCCTGCGCGACGAAGCCCGGCTGGCGACCGCACGCGCCGTCGGCGCCACGCACAGCATCGACCTCGCCTCCACGCCCGACGTGCTCGCGCGCTTCCGCGCGCTCACCGGCCTCGACCATGCGGACGTGGTGATCGAAGCCACCGGCCACCCCGCCAGCATCGCCGACGGCCAGCGCCTGCTGAAGAAGGGCGGCATCCTGGTCGTCGCCGGCATCCACGCGGCGCCCGCGTCGCTGGACCTCGTGACCCTCGTGCGCCAGCGCCAGCAGGTGCGCGGTGCGCACTCCTCGCTGCGCCCCTCGTGGGACGTGATGGCGCAGCGCATCGGCGACGAGCCCGAGTCGGTGCGCGCGATGGTCAGCCTGTCGCTGCCGCTGTCCGAGGCGCTCGAAGGCTTCGCGCGCTGCCGCAAGCGCGACGTTTCCAAGGTGATCCTGCAGCCGTAG
- a CDS encoding acyl-CoA dehydrogenase family protein, with translation MNDIPRPDAHQDLREALRSLCRQFDGKYWQEVDEARGYPEAFVNALTEAGWLAALIPQEYGGSGLGLAEASVIMEEINFCGGNAGSCHGQMYNMGTLLRHGSPEQKRQYLPGIASGQLRLQSMAVTEPTTGTDTTKLKTTAVRQGDRYVVNGQKVWISRIQHSDLMILLARTTPLADVRKKSEGMSIFIVDLHQAIGKGMEVRPIRNMVNHETNEVFFDNLEIPRENLIGEEGLGFKYILDGLNAERTLIAAECIGDAYWFIDRARRYASERVVFDRPIGRNQGVQFPIADAYIETEAANLMRFKACSLFDAGQPCGGEANMAKYLAAKASWEAANTCLQTHGGFGFACEYDVERKFRETRLYQVAPISTNLIYSYVAEHLLGLPRSF, from the coding sequence ATGAACGACATCCCCCGCCCCGACGCGCACCAGGACCTCCGCGAAGCCCTCCGCAGCCTGTGCCGCCAGTTCGACGGCAAGTACTGGCAGGAGGTGGACGAGGCCCGCGGCTACCCCGAGGCGTTCGTCAACGCATTGACCGAAGCCGGCTGGCTGGCGGCACTGATCCCGCAGGAGTACGGCGGCTCGGGGCTGGGCCTCGCGGAAGCGTCCGTGATCATGGAGGAGATCAATTTCTGCGGCGGCAACGCCGGCTCCTGCCACGGCCAGATGTACAACATGGGCACGTTGCTGCGGCACGGCTCTCCCGAGCAGAAGCGCCAGTACCTGCCCGGCATCGCCAGCGGCCAGCTGCGGCTGCAGTCGATGGCCGTCACCGAGCCGACCACCGGCACCGACACCACCAAGCTCAAGACCACCGCCGTGCGCCAGGGCGACCGCTACGTGGTCAACGGGCAGAAGGTGTGGATTTCGCGCATCCAGCACTCGGACCTGATGATCCTGCTGGCCCGCACGACGCCGCTGGCGGACGTGCGCAAGAAGAGCGAGGGCATGAGCATCTTCATCGTGGACCTGCACCAGGCGATCGGCAAGGGCATGGAGGTGCGCCCGATCCGCAACATGGTGAACCACGAGACCAACGAGGTGTTCTTCGACAACCTGGAGATCCCGCGCGAGAACCTCATCGGCGAGGAGGGCCTGGGCTTCAAGTACATCCTGGACGGCCTGAACGCCGAGCGCACCCTGATCGCGGCCGAGTGCATCGGCGACGCGTACTGGTTCATCGACCGCGCGCGCCGCTACGCCAGCGAGCGTGTCGTGTTCGACCGGCCGATCGGCCGCAACCAGGGCGTGCAGTTCCCGATCGCAGATGCCTACATCGAGACCGAGGCCGCGAACCTGATGCGCTTCAAGGCGTGCAGCCTGTTCGACGCCGGCCAGCCCTGCGGGGGCGAGGCCAACATGGCCAAGTACCTGGCCGCCAAGGCGTCATGGGAAGCCGCCAACACCTGCCTGCAGACGCACGGCGGCTTCGGCTTCGCCTGCGAATACGACGTCGAGCGCAAGTTCCGCGAGACGCGCCTGTACCAGGTGGCGCCGATTTCGACCAACCTGATCTACTCGTACGTGGCCGAGCACCTGCTGGGGCTGCCGCGCTCGTTCTGA
- a CDS encoding tripartite tricarboxylate transporter substrate binding protein — MRSQIRRALLLAATSLALAAGQVAAADDYPSRPVRIVVPYGAGTGLDVLTRALMIKVGEELKTTLTVENLAGSNGIIGTQGVARAPADGYTLLATTQSHYTSGLMYTNLPYDPFKFIPVARFGQAQLVVVSSPTASFATVQQLVAEAKKQPGKLSFASLGSGSSAHMAGALFNSLAGIDLMHVPYKEASQALTDTIRGEPSINFVAMPTAASQIKAGKLRALAVTGARRSGSLPDVPTVAESGVPDYDMVAWYALLAPEGTPPAVVQKLSAAVSKVTGTAEFRAMLARMGMDPMPDDAKEFAAKLPAEVARWRQVVSLTNAKVN, encoded by the coding sequence ATGCGTTCCCAGATCCGCCGCGCGCTCCTGCTCGCCGCCACCTCGCTCGCCCTCGCTGCCGGACAGGTGGCCGCGGCCGACGACTATCCGTCGCGCCCGGTCCGCATCGTGGTGCCGTACGGCGCCGGCACCGGGCTGGACGTGCTGACCCGCGCGCTGATGATCAAGGTCGGCGAGGAACTCAAGACCACGCTCACCGTGGAGAACCTCGCGGGCAGCAACGGCATCATCGGCACGCAGGGTGTCGCGCGCGCGCCGGCCGACGGCTACACGCTGCTGGCGACCACGCAGTCGCACTACACCAGCGGGCTGATGTACACGAACCTGCCGTACGACCCGTTCAAGTTCATCCCCGTCGCCCGCTTCGGGCAGGCGCAACTGGTGGTCGTCAGCTCGCCCACGGCCAGCTTCGCCACCGTGCAGCAGCTGGTGGCCGAAGCCAAGAAGCAGCCCGGCAAACTGAGCTTCGCCTCGCTGGGCAGCGGCTCCTCGGCGCACATGGCCGGCGCGTTGTTCAACAGCCTGGCCGGCATCGACCTCATGCACGTGCCCTACAAGGAGGCGTCGCAGGCGCTGACGGACACCATCCGCGGGGAACCGTCGATCAACTTCGTCGCCATGCCCACCGCGGCGTCCCAGATCAAGGCAGGCAAGCTGCGCGCGCTGGCCGTCACCGGGGCGCGACGCTCCGGGTCGCTGCCGGACGTGCCGACCGTCGCCGAGTCGGGCGTGCCCGATTACGACATGGTGGCCTGGTACGCGCTGCTCGCGCCCGAAGGCACGCCGCCGGCGGTGGTCCAGAAGCTGTCCGCCGCCGTGTCCAAGGTCACGGGGACGGCCGAGTTCCGCGCGATGCTCGCCCGCATGGGCATGGACCCGATGCCCGACGACGCGAAGGAGTTCGCCGCCAAGCTGCCGGCCGAGGTCGCGCGCTGGCGCCAGGTGGTTTCGCTGACGAACGCCAAGGTCAACTAG
- a CDS encoding DUF2249 domain-containing protein, translating to MSDTVARVDVRSIEPRRRHPIIFLTFQDLAEGEAMELLCDHDPVVLKSHFELLAPQESEWNYLERGPQTWRVGITRVRSAPPEPTCCGACGGGGH from the coding sequence ATGTCCGACACCGTGGCCCGCGTGGACGTGCGCAGCATCGAGCCGCGCCGCCGACACCCGATCATCTTCCTGACGTTCCAGGACCTCGCCGAGGGCGAGGCGATGGAGCTGCTCTGCGACCACGACCCGGTGGTCCTGAAATCGCACTTCGAGCTGCTCGCGCCGCAGGAGTCCGAATGGAACTACCTCGAGCGCGGCCCGCAGACCTGGCGCGTGGGGATCACGCGCGTGCGTTCCGCCCCGCCCGAGCCCACCTGCTGCGGCGCGTGCGGCGGCGGCGGTCATTGA
- a CDS encoding FAS1-like dehydratase domain-containing protein, with the protein MTADLQAWEGRSETLRDAITAAPINGLAATLDRDDPKAGEGSELPPLWHWLYFLPQARQSEIGADGHPRRGGFLPPVPLPRRMWAGGRLAFRAPLRVGDAVERRSRIESVTHKQGRSGDLVFVLVKHEVHGPAGLAVTEEHDIVYRGAPQPGDAPPAPQPAPRDATWSREIVTDDVLLFRYSALTFNGHRIHYDRQYVTEVEGYPGLVVHGPLIATLLADLVRRERPDAVMTTFSFKAVRPTFDLHPFRVHGRPTADGRSVDLWASDHEGWLTMHATATLQQR; encoded by the coding sequence ATGACAGCAGACCTCCAGGCCTGGGAAGGCCGCAGCGAGACCTTGCGCGACGCCATCACGGCCGCGCCGATCAACGGGCTCGCCGCGACCCTGGACCGCGACGACCCGAAGGCCGGGGAGGGCTCCGAGCTGCCGCCGCTGTGGCATTGGCTCTACTTCCTGCCGCAGGCGCGGCAGTCCGAGATCGGCGCTGACGGCCACCCGCGCCGCGGCGGGTTCCTGCCGCCGGTGCCGCTGCCGCGGCGCATGTGGGCCGGCGGGCGGCTGGCGTTCCGCGCGCCGCTACGCGTCGGCGACGCCGTGGAGCGCCGCTCGCGCATCGAGTCCGTCACGCACAAGCAGGGGCGCAGCGGCGACCTGGTCTTCGTGCTGGTGAAGCACGAGGTGCATGGCCCGGCCGGCCTGGCCGTGACCGAGGAGCACGACATCGTCTACCGCGGCGCGCCGCAGCCGGGTGATGCACCGCCCGCGCCGCAGCCGGCGCCCAGGGACGCCACCTGGTCGCGCGAGATCGTGACCGACGACGTGCTGCTGTTCCGCTACTCGGCGCTCACCTTCAACGGCCACCGCATCCACTACGACCGCCAGTACGTGACCGAGGTCGAGGGCTACCCCGGCCTCGTCGTGCACGGCCCGCTGATCGCCACCTTGCTGGCCGACCTGGTGCGCCGCGAGCGGCCCGATGCGGTGATGACCACCTTCAGCTTCAAGGCGGTGCGGCCCACCTTCGACCTGCACCCCTTCCGCGTCCACGGCCGTCCCACAGCCGATGGCCGATCCGTCGACTTGTGGGCCAGCGACCATGAAGGCTGGCTCACCATGCACGCTACCGCCACCCTCCAGCAACGATGA
- a CDS encoding LysR family transcriptional regulator — MRYDLVDLRLFLNVGETLNLTRAAEKSFLSLPAASARIKQLEDAFQAPLLVRQPKGVQLTPAGETLLAHAREIFRSLECMHSDLFPYAKGIKGRIRVLANTTATNSFLPEALSRFLGDNPDIDVELEEQLSAEIVSLVTSGAADLGIVAGDVSTAGLEATPLFIDELVLITPPEHALARQADVPLDAIVDSYPFVGLNQSSAIQSFLDQAARRVNKRISLRVQLGSFDAVCRMVAAGVGLAIVPRTCAQRFAGPLGLRLIPLQDTWARREIRLVKRAGRDLPQFGELLIRYLRDAAADETRNPG, encoded by the coding sequence ATGCGCTACGACCTCGTCGACCTTCGGCTGTTCCTGAACGTCGGCGAAACCCTGAACCTGACGCGCGCCGCGGAGAAGAGCTTCCTCTCGCTGCCGGCCGCCAGCGCGCGCATCAAGCAGCTGGAGGACGCGTTCCAGGCCCCGCTGCTGGTGCGGCAGCCCAAGGGCGTGCAGCTCACGCCGGCCGGCGAGACCCTGCTGGCCCATGCGCGCGAGATCTTCCGCAGCCTGGAGTGCATGCACTCCGACCTGTTCCCGTACGCCAAGGGCATCAAGGGCCGGATCCGCGTGCTGGCGAACACCACCGCCACCAACTCGTTCCTGCCCGAGGCGCTGTCGCGCTTCCTGGGCGACAACCCGGACATCGACGTCGAGCTGGAGGAGCAACTCTCGGCCGAGATCGTGTCGCTGGTCACCAGCGGCGCCGCGGACCTGGGCATCGTCGCCGGCGACGTCTCCACGGCGGGGCTGGAAGCCACGCCGCTGTTCATCGACGAACTGGTGCTCATCACGCCGCCCGAGCATGCGCTGGCCAGGCAGGCGGACGTGCCGCTGGACGCCATCGTCGACAGTTACCCGTTCGTGGGCCTCAACCAGTCCAGTGCCATCCAGTCGTTCCTGGACCAGGCGGCCCGCCGCGTGAACAAGCGCATCAGCCTGCGCGTGCAGCTAGGCAGCTTCGACGCGGTGTGCCGCATGGTCGCGGCCGGCGTGGGGCTGGCGATCGTGCCTCGCACCTGCGCACAGCGGTTCGCCGGCCCGCTCGGCCTGCGCCTGATCCCGCTGCAGGATACCTGGGCGCGGCGCGAGATCCGCCTGGTCAAGCGGGCCGGACGCGACCTGCCGCAGTTCGGCGAGCTCCTGATCCGCTACCTGCGGGACGCCGCCGCCGACGAGACCCGCAACCCGGGCTGA